In the Cydia splendana chromosome 2, ilCydSple1.2, whole genome shotgun sequence genome, one interval contains:
- the LOC134803550 gene encoding alpha-2-macroglobulin receptor-associated protein yields MKLVLTKSLQGFILLLLLSFVLCENKYSKNANEKQKNKKVDFRTLEKPFRMNKLNILWTKAKQRLSEPKLQSLYSDLMIHDKEEVTYKRVKSEGGDKEGLKEAELRRKLTNIMTVYGLREHFDDHTGGKVKDHPAHNSALDDHINRSIFKDKKLNMLWSKAEASGFTSEELEALKEEFSHHQEKIDQYYDLLNNVDNIKSDGFKNAVNEEELDKFNEINYQTKNNEIGQKDYLDAANLVRDKHRGLRDGYDRLQRMTARGPNNKEFVEPKVQGLWKIATAANFTVDELESLKVELQHYESRLLKLRHIQADHVNNFDKHHSKIAAAGDKVDHFEEQQQMIKKHSRKVEKLHQDLESRILARHSEL; encoded by the exons ATGAAACTCGTGCTTACAAAATCATTGCAGGGTTTTATACTGTTGCTCTTgcttagttttgttttatgtgaAAACAAGTACTCTAAAAATGCTAATGAAAAGCAGAAGAACAAAAAGGTTGATTTTAGAACTTTAGAGAAGCCGTTCAGAATGAACAAGCTTAATATTTTGTGGACGAAAGCCAAGCAG CGCTTAAGCGAGCCGAAACTGCAATCACTGTATAGTGATTTGATGATACACGACAAAGAAGAAGTGACGTATAAACGCGTGAAGAGCGAAGGGGGCGACAAGGAGGGGTTGAAGGAGGCGGAGCTGCGGCGGAAGCTCACCAACATCATGACCGTTTATGGGCTTCGGGAACACTTTGACGACCACACAGGAGGCAAGGTCAAGGACCACCCA GCTCACAACTCTGCATTGGATGACCATATCAATAGAAGCATTTTCAAAGACAAGAAGTTGAACATGCTCTGGTCAAAGGCTGAGGCCTCAGGATTCACCAGTGAAGAGCTTGAGGCTCTGAAAGAGGAGTTCAGCCATCACCAGGAGAAGATAGACCAATATTATGACCTGCTCAATAATGTTGATAATATTAAGAGTGATGGTTTTAAAA ATGCTGTCAATGAGGAAGAATTGGACAAATTCAATGAAATTAATTACCAGacaaaaaacaatgaaattggcCAGAAGGATTACCTTGATGCAGCTAATTTAGTAAGAGATAAACACAGAGGTTTGAGGGACGGATATGACAGGCTTCAGAGAATGACAGCCAGAG gtcCTAATAACAAAGAATTTGTTGAGCCTAAAGTACAAGGACTATGGAAAATAGCTACAGCTGCCAACTTCACTGTAGATGAACTTGAATCTTTGAAG GTGGAGCTGCAGCACTACGAGTCCAGGCTGCTCAAACTGCGCCACATCCAAGCAGACCACGTTAACAACTTCGATAAGCATCACAGCAAG ATAGCGGCGGCTGGCGATAAGGTGGACCACTTCGAGGAGCAGCAGCAGATGATCAAGAAGCACTCTCGTAAGGTGGAGAAGCTGCACCAAGACCTAGAGAGCAGGATCCTCGCGAGGCACTCGGAGTTATAA